The Benincasa hispida cultivar B227 chromosome 11, ASM972705v1, whole genome shotgun sequence genome has a segment encoding these proteins:
- the LOC120090710 gene encoding uncharacterized protein LOC120090710, with the protein MAPYEALDNLKVARDRQKRHADKRRRELEFEVGERMLRKYVPDPMHILATQPVQLKEDLSYEKKAIEILDRKDQVLRNKTIPFVKVLWRNHGIEEATWEPEEHMRKRYP; encoded by the exons ATGGCTCCTTATGAAGCATT GGATAATCTTAAAGTGGCTCGTGATAGACAGAAGCGCCACGCTGATAAAcgaagaagagaactagaatttgaagttGGAGAACGG ATGCTAAGGAAATATGTGCCTGATCCTATGCACATACTAGCAACACAACCGGTACAgctcaaagaagatttatcttacGAGAAAAAGGCCATCGAGATTTTGGACAGGAAAGATCAGGTACTCAGAAATAAGACGATTCCTTTTGTGAAAGTGTTATGGCGTAATCATGGGATCGAGGAAGCAACCTGGGAACCTGAAGAGCACATGAGGAAGAGATACCCTTAA